From Streptomyces sp. TLI_235, a single genomic window includes:
- a CDS encoding FR47-like protein, translated as MSTTNGTHPLDNPVRAALAGPHALFARRRGRLLHYPADITPFLGMPDTPEDEDWAEAAALAGPGGHVVTAAVAVPPPADWQVTFRIEGVQLVDEGVAAAPDPEAVRLGPADVPEMLALVERTRPGPFLPRTVELGTYLGIRRDGVLVAMAGERFHPPGHTEISAVCTDDAHRGQGLGGRLVRAVAAGIRARGERPFLHVAGDNTGALRLYESLGFRPRRTVTFAGARVPAAAPLPA; from the coding sequence ATGTCCACCACGAACGGCACCCATCCGCTGGACAACCCGGTGCGTGCGGCGCTGGCCGGACCGCACGCGCTGTTCGCGCGGCGCCGCGGGCGGCTGCTGCACTACCCGGCGGACATCACCCCCTTCCTCGGCATGCCGGACACCCCCGAGGACGAGGACTGGGCCGAGGCGGCCGCCCTCGCCGGCCCCGGCGGGCACGTGGTGACCGCCGCGGTCGCCGTCCCGCCGCCCGCGGACTGGCAGGTCACCTTCCGCATCGAGGGCGTCCAGCTGGTGGACGAGGGCGTGGCCGCGGCGCCCGACCCGGAGGCCGTCCGGCTCGGCCCGGCCGACGTCCCCGAGATGCTCGCCCTGGTGGAGCGGACCAGGCCCGGCCCCTTCCTGCCGCGGACCGTCGAGCTCGGCACCTACCTCGGCATCCGCCGCGACGGGGTGCTGGTCGCGATGGCCGGCGAGCGCTTCCACCCGCCGGGCCACACCGAGATCAGCGCCGTCTGCACCGACGACGCCCACCGCGGCCAGGGCCTCGGCGGCCGCCTGGTCCGCGCGGTCGCGGCCGGCATCCGGGCCCGCGGCGAGCGGCCCTTCCTGCACGTGGCCGGGGACAACACCGGCGCCCTGCGGCTCTACGAGTCGCTCGGCTTCCGCCCCCGCCGCACCGTCACCTTCGCCGGCGCCCGCGTCCCGGCGGCGGCTCCGCTGCCTGCCTGA
- a CDS encoding 2-oxoglutarate-Fe(II)-dependent oxygenase superfamily protein, translated as MAENPECPAPVGVPGLVCVDDWLAAEGCAGLLARIDERPWSAQLRRRVQHYGHRYDYGRRGLAAGPAVEPAPPLPDWALGLAARLLDEGLMDGPAEQVIVNEYQPGQGISAHVDCVPCFGPVVAALSLGSAAVMDFTDPTGGGRVPVPLTPGGVTVLTGPARYVWRHAIAARRSDPGPAGRVPRGRRVSVTFRTLAGRPT; from the coding sequence ATGGCCGAGAACCCCGAGTGTCCCGCTCCCGTCGGCGTGCCCGGGCTGGTGTGCGTCGACGACTGGCTCGCCGCGGAGGGCTGCGCCGGGCTGCTGGCGCGGATCGACGAGCGGCCCTGGTCTGCACAGCTGCGGCGGCGGGTGCAGCACTACGGTCACCGCTACGACTACGGGCGGCGCGGGCTCGCGGCGGGCCCGGCGGTCGAGCCGGCCCCGCCGCTGCCGGACTGGGCCCTCGGCCTCGCCGCCCGGCTGCTGGACGAGGGGCTGATGGACGGCCCGGCCGAGCAGGTGATCGTCAACGAGTACCAGCCCGGCCAGGGCATCAGCGCCCACGTGGACTGCGTCCCCTGCTTCGGCCCCGTGGTCGCCGCGCTCTCCCTCGGCTCAGCCGCCGTCATGGACTTCACCGACCCGACGGGCGGCGGCCGGGTGCCGGTACCGCTCACCCCCGGCGGCGTCACCGTGCTCACCGGCCCGGCCCGGTACGTCTGGCGGCACGCGATCGCCGCCCGCCGCAGCGACCCGGGCCCGGCGGGGCGGGTGCCGCGCGGGCGCCGGGTCTCGGTGACCTTCCGCACGCTCGCCGGGCGCCCCACCTGA
- a CDS encoding TetR family transcriptional regulator codes for MNEESIGLRDRLIEAGVELLAAEGVQALTLREIARRAGVSHGAPRRYFPTHLELLSAIARRGFAELAARTAATAGADEEADPRQRLTALCRVYLDFARTDRGMFELMFRHDLLASGRLGLRETSLPLFGMLVDLVARARPRTGAAPEIAAAALWANLHGIAQLRDWGSLQLATGSDDVEPLLAAALDAHLAAVQP; via the coding sequence ATGAACGAGGAGAGCATCGGGCTGCGCGACCGGCTGATCGAGGCCGGGGTCGAGCTGCTGGCCGCCGAGGGCGTGCAGGCCCTCACCCTGCGCGAGATCGCCCGCCGCGCCGGGGTTTCGCACGGCGCGCCGCGGCGGTACTTCCCCACCCACCTGGAGCTGCTGTCGGCGATCGCCCGCCGGGGTTTCGCCGAGCTCGCCGCCCGGACCGCCGCGACCGCCGGCGCCGACGAGGAGGCCGACCCCCGGCAGCGGCTCACCGCGCTCTGTCGGGTCTACCTGGACTTCGCCCGCACCGACCGCGGGATGTTCGAGCTGATGTTCCGCCACGACCTGCTGGCCAGCGGCCGGCTGGGCCTGCGCGAGACCAGCCTGCCGCTGTTCGGGATGCTGGTGGACCTGGTCGCGCGGGCCCGTCCGCGCACCGGCGCCGCGCCGGAGATCGCCGCCGCCGCGCTCTGGGCCAACCTGCACGGCATCGCCCAACTCCGTGACTGGGGAAGCCTACAGCTCGCCACCGGCTCCGACGACGTGGAACCGCTGCTGGCCGCCGCGCTCGACGCCCACCTCGCAGCGGTGCAGCCGTGA
- a CDS encoding EmrB/QacA subfamily drug resistance transporter yields MSRSPALTLVASTTGAVLVALDGTVLTVAQPTLRRELHASFAQVQWTSTGYLIAVAGLLVLAGRLGDRLGHRRTFALGTLGFGAASAGIGLAPGIGWVIALRIVQGVFGALLQPATLGMLRAAYPPDRLAGPIAIRTSAIGVSAAVGPVLGGALVTAFGWRAVFALNVLPALVVGVLALAHRPQDDAARPDAAPVRLDPLGAALLGTALVCLVHTLVGLPDSGWTVSAALGAGAAAALSAGFVRHQRRTANPLVPLDLVRSPAVAGSLGVLVAASASLFGTLFLTGYFLQEVLALDPLAAGLRALPLPVAMVFAAPAAARLQRRYGPRRTVATATALLVAGILVLSRLGPTSGELASGTGFLLLGAGFGTVMVTATAVIVQRAAAAHAGVAGGLQQTAMNIGPALGVAVATTAAGLAAGGAHPDGPAFGAAIGPALPVLALAAAAGTVFALALPRHAGPPEPGTAPGGEPCPAVGRPGAGR; encoded by the coding sequence GTGAGCCGCAGCCCCGCCCTCACCCTGGTGGCGAGCACCACCGGCGCCGTCCTGGTCGCGCTGGACGGCACCGTGCTGACCGTCGCCCAGCCCACCCTGCGGCGCGAGCTGCACGCCTCGTTCGCACAGGTGCAGTGGACCAGCACCGGCTACCTGATCGCCGTTGCGGGCCTGCTCGTCCTCGCCGGGCGGCTCGGCGACCGCCTCGGCCACCGCCGGACGTTCGCCCTCGGCACGCTCGGCTTCGGCGCGGCCTCCGCCGGGATCGGGCTGGCCCCCGGCATCGGCTGGGTGATCGCCCTGCGGATCGTCCAGGGCGTGTTCGGGGCACTGCTGCAGCCCGCCACCCTCGGCATGCTGCGCGCCGCCTACCCTCCGGACCGGCTCGCCGGGCCGATCGCGATCCGCACCAGCGCGATCGGTGTGTCCGCCGCGGTCGGCCCGGTGCTCGGGGGCGCCCTGGTGACGGCCTTCGGCTGGCGGGCCGTCTTCGCGCTCAATGTGCTGCCGGCGCTGGTGGTCGGCGTCCTGGCCCTGGCGCACCGCCCGCAGGACGACGCGGCACGCCCGGACGCGGCGCCGGTCCGGCTCGACCCGCTCGGCGCGGCGCTGCTCGGCACGGCCCTGGTCTGCCTGGTGCACACCCTGGTCGGGCTGCCCGACTCCGGGTGGACGGTGTCCGCCGCGCTCGGGGCCGGCGCGGCCGCGGCGCTGTCCGCCGGGTTCGTCCGGCACCAGCGGCGCACCGCGAACCCGCTGGTCCCGCTGGACCTGGTGCGCTCCCCCGCCGTCGCCGGCTCGCTCGGCGTGCTGGTCGCCGCGTCGGCGTCGCTGTTCGGGACGCTCTTCCTGACCGGCTACTTCCTGCAGGAGGTGCTGGCGCTGGATCCGCTCGCCGCCGGCCTGCGGGCGCTGCCGCTGCCGGTCGCGATGGTGTTCGCCGCACCGGCGGCGGCCCGGCTGCAGCGCCGGTACGGGCCGCGGCGCACCGTCGCGACGGCGACCGCCCTGCTCGTCGCCGGGATCCTGGTGCTCTCCCGGCTGGGGCCGACCTCCGGGGAGCTCGCCTCCGGCACCGGGTTCCTGCTGCTCGGCGCCGGGTTCGGCACGGTGATGGTGACCGCCACGGCCGTGATCGTCCAACGGGCCGCGGCCGCGCACGCCGGGGTGGCCGGCGGCCTCCAGCAGACCGCGATGAACATCGGCCCCGCCCTCGGCGTGGCCGTCGCGACCACCGCGGCCGGACTCGCCGCGGGCGGCGCGCACCCGGACGGCCCGGCCTTCGGCGCGGCGATCGGCCCGGCCCTCCCCGTACTCGCCCTCGCCGCCGCGGCCGGCACGGTGTTCGCCCTGGCCCTCCCCCGCCACGCCGGACCCCCGGAGCCGGGGACGGCGCCCGGCGGAGAGCCTTGCCCGGCGGTGGGGCGGCCGGGGGCGGGCCGCTAG